One Lycium barbarum isolate Lr01 chromosome 5, ASM1917538v2, whole genome shotgun sequence genomic window carries:
- the LOC132640174 gene encoding zinc finger protein ZAT11-like, which yields MVVLPMKRERESEFDSITAMANYLMLFSRQENHFDTILNNSPSRVFECKTCNRQFSSFQALGGHRASHKKPRLMGELNFHLPTSPPKPKTHECSICGLEFPIGQALGGHMRRHRGMMTENNNIKVPHVVKKSSNSPRVLCLDLNLTPLENDLEFKLKKATPIVDFFL from the coding sequence ATGGTGGTTCTACCAatgaaaagagaaagagaaagtgAGTTTGATAGCATAACAGCCATGGCAAATTACTTGATGCTGTTTTCACGTCAAGAAAATCATTTTGACACGATCCTGAACAATTCTCCTAGTCGAGTTTTCGAGTGTAAAACTTGCAATAGACAATTTTCTTCATTTCAAGCACTTGGCGGTCATCGAGCAAGTCACAAGAAGCCAAGATTAATGGGAGAATTGAACTTTCATTTGCCAACTTCTCCTCCTAAACCAAAAACCCATGAGTGTTCCATTTGTGGGCTTGAATTTCCTATAGGACAAGCTTTAGGTGGACATATGAGAAGGCATAGAGGTATGATGACtgaaaataataatattaaagTTCCTCATGTTGTGAAGAAATCATCAAATAGTCCAAGAGTTTTGTGTTTGGATCTGAACTTGACCCCATTAGAGAATGATTTAGAGTTCAAGTTGAAGAAGGCAACTCCTATAGTTGATTTCTTTTTGTGA